The following are encoded together in the Tursiops truncatus isolate mTurTru1 chromosome 10, mTurTru1.mat.Y, whole genome shotgun sequence genome:
- the BTN1A1 gene encoding butyrophilin subfamily 1 member A1: MAVFPNSCLPGCLLVFILQVPELDSAPFDVIGPPGPILAVVGEDAELPCHLSPNVSAERMELRWFREKISPAVFVRREGREQPGEQMAEYRGRVTLVEDRIAEGRVAVRIQDVKASDDGEYRCFFRQDENYEEATVPLKVAALGSDPHIHMEVQESGEIWLECTSVGWYPEPRVQWRTPKGEEFPSVSESRNPDEEGLFTVAASVIIRDTSMKNVSCCIRNLLLGQEKEVEISIPAPFFPRLTPWMVAVAVVLMVLGLLTIGSIFFTWRLYKERSRQKRHEFSSKEKLLEELKWKKATLHAVDVTLDPDTAHPHLFLYEDSKSVRLEDSRQKLPEKPERFDSWPCVLGREAFTSGRHYWEVEVGDRTDWAIGVCRENVMKKGFDPMTPENGFWAVELYGNGYWALTPLRTPLPLAGPPRRVGIFLDCESGDICFYNMTDGSHIYTFSNASFSGPLRPFFCLWSCGKKPLTICPITNGLEGVTVVADPKDLSKDIPLSPTGQDSASGDTDTLHSKLIPPQPSQRVP, encoded by the exons ATGGCAGTCTTCCCAAACTCCTGTCTCCCTGGGTGTCTGCTCGTCTTCATTCTCCAGGTGCCCGAGCTGGATTCTG CTCCCTTTGACGTGATTGGACCCCCGGGGCCCATCCTGGCGGTGGTGGGTGAAGATGCCGAGTTGCCCTGTCACCTCTCCCCCAACGTGAGCGCCGAGCGCATGGAGTTGCGGTGGTTCCGAGAGAAGATCTCTCCCGCGGTGTTCGTGCGCCGGGAAGGGCGAGAGCAGCCCGGAGAGCAGATGGCCGAGTACCGGGGGAGAGTGACGCTGGTGGAGGACCGCATCGCGGAGGGGCGCGTCGCTGTGAGGATACAGGACGTCAAGGCCTCTGATGATGGGGAGTACCGATGCTTTTTCAGGCAGGACGAAAACTACGAAGAGGCCACCGTGCCTCTGAAGGTGGCTG CTCTGGGCTCTGATCCTCACATCCACATGGAAGTTCAAGAGAGTGGAGAGATCTGGCTGGAGTGTACCTCAGTGGGATGGTACCCAGAGCCCCGGGTACAGTGGCGAACTCCCAAGGGAGAGGAGTTTCCATCCGTGTCAGAGTCCAGGAACCCTGATGAAGAAGGTCTGTTCACCGTGGCAGCTTCAGTGATCATCAGGGACACCTCCATGAAGAATGTGTCCTGCTGTATCCGGAACCTCCTTCTCGGCCAAGAGAAGGAAGTAGAGATTTCTATACCAG CTCCCTTCTTCCCAAGGCTGACTCCCTGGATGGTGGCTGTGGCTGTGGTCTTGATGGTCCTAGGACTTCTCACAATTGGGTCCATATTTTTCACTTGGAGACTATACAAGGAAAGATCCAGACAGAAGAGGCATGAATTCAGCTCTAAAG AGAAACTCCTGGAAGAGCTCA AATGGAAAAAGGCTACACTGCATGCAG tTGATGTGACTCTGGATCCAGATaccgcccacccccacctcttTCTGTATGAGGATTCAAAATCTGTCCGACTGGAAGATTCACGTCAGAAACTGCCTGAGAAACCAGAGAGATTTGACTCCTGGCCTTGTGTGTTGGGTCGTGAGGCCTTCACCTCGGGGAGACATTactgggaggtggaggtgggagacaGGACTGACTGGGCAATCGGGGTGTGTAGGGAGAACGTGATGAAGAAAGGATTTGACCCCATGACTCCCGAGAATGGGTTCTGGGCTGTGGAGTTGTATGGAAACGGGTACTGGGCTCTCACCCCCCTGCGGACCCCTCTCCCATTGGCGGGACCCCCCCGCCGagttgggatcttcctggactgtgAGTCAGGAGACATCTGCTTCTACAACATGACTGATGGATCCCATATCTATACTTTCTCTAATGCCTCTTTCTCAGGCCCCCTCCGGCCCTTCTTCTGCCTGTGGTCCTGTGGTAAAAAGCCCCTGACCATCTGCCCAATCACTAATGGGCTTGAGGGAGTCACAGTAGTTGCTGATCCCAAGGACCTTTCTAAGGACATCCCACTCTCGCCCACAGGGCAGGACTCTGCCTCTGGGGATACAGACACCCTCCATTCTAAACTgatccctccccagcccagccaacGGGTACCTTAA